In one window of Qipengyuania profundimaris DNA:
- a CDS encoding SDR family oxidoreductase, with amino-acid sequence MTKTLLITGASTGIGAATARAAAEAGWNVALLARSEDKLESLAGDIGDAALALPCDVTDKDQLRDAIGTTVEKFGALDAVYANAGRGVDSPGVEKGDPDEWHDMIHLNILAVLYTAHAALPELRKTKGHFVVTGSKAGRDHLKGSIYGATKWFVQGFAGNLAEEMREWGGRCTVITPGMVDTPFFDEAKPDKIQPEDVASAVVFALLQPDTAAVREIHIMPND; translated from the coding sequence ATGACCAAGACACTTCTCATCACCGGCGCATCGACAGGTATCGGCGCGGCAACCGCCCGCGCTGCAGCCGAAGCGGGCTGGAACGTCGCCCTGCTGGCGCGTTCGGAGGACAAGCTGGAGAGCCTTGCAGGCGACATCGGCGACGCCGCGCTCGCCCTGCCTTGCGACGTCACCGACAAAGACCAGTTGCGCGATGCGATCGGCACAACGGTCGAGAAATTCGGCGCGCTCGACGCGGTCTATGCCAACGCCGGCAGGGGGGTGGACTCACCGGGCGTCGAAAAAGGCGATCCGGACGAATGGCACGACATGATCCATCTCAACATCCTTGCCGTGCTTTACACCGCGCATGCCGCCCTGCCCGAACTGCGGAAGACCAAGGGGCACTTCGTGGTCACAGGCTCCAAGGCCGGGCGCGATCACCTGAAGGGATCGATCTACGGCGCGACCAAGTGGTTCGTGCAGGGCTTCGCCGGCAATCTGGCGGAGGAAATGCGCGAATGGGGCGGCCGCTGCACGGTCATCACGCCCGGCATGGTCGACACGCCCTTCTTCGACGAGGCCAAGCCCGACAAGATCCAGCCTGAGGATGTGGCCAGCGCTGTGGTCTTCGCTCTCTTGCAGCCGGATACGGCGGCGGTGCGCGAGATTCACATCATGCCAAACGACTGA
- a CDS encoding CinA family protein: MLTETHSIALRIAARLRERGEKIAVADGATGGLIAASLLTVPGALDFFVGGGVVYSFRARDVLFALPRDAYTGMRGASEDYALLQARAIRDNFGAEWGIAESGSVGGSNHPSGAPAGRSVTAIVGPDGFEHVAVTETGRDDRIANMEAFTRAALAALEEALSR, translated from the coding sequence TTGCTGACAGAGACGCATTCCATCGCGCTCCGCATTGCGGCGCGTCTGCGGGAGCGAGGCGAGAAGATCGCCGTCGCCGATGGCGCGACGGGCGGGCTGATCGCCGCATCGCTGCTCACCGTGCCGGGGGCGCTAGACTTCTTCGTCGGGGGCGGTGTGGTCTACTCCTTCCGCGCCCGCGATGTGCTGTTCGCCCTGCCGCGCGATGCCTATACCGGGATGCGCGGGGCGAGTGAAGACTATGCACTGCTGCAGGCGCGCGCCATCCGCGACAACTTCGGCGCGGAGTGGGGAATCGCCGAAAGCGGTTCCGTCGGCGGGTCGAACCATCCGAGCGGCGCACCCGCCGGTCGGAGCGTAACGGCAATCGTCGGCCCGGACGGCTTCGAGCATGTCGCTGTCACCGAAACCGGACGCGACGACCGCATCGCCAATATGGAAGCCTTTACCCGCGCCGCGCTGGCAGCGCTGGAAGAGGCGCTAAGCCGCTGA
- the ligA gene encoding NAD-dependent DNA ligase LigA: MSSETKPTEAEAANELMRLAKQIARHDRLYHAEDAPEITDQEYDALVRRNAELEAAFPHLVREDSPSKNVGHGIAASPLSKVAHEVRMMSLDNGFSDEEIAEWVARVRRFLALDDDAPLAFTAEDKIDGLSCSLRYEKGRLVRAATRGDGQVGEDVTRNVAHIADIPQKLATDSSPEVFEVRGEVYMDKQAFAALNAAQQEAGGKLFANPRNAAAGSLRQKDASVTAERPLRFWAHGWGAASDVPGDTQHAVVDSLREWGFPISPLFTCVDDLAGLLAHYETIGKARPDLPYEIDGVVYKVDRLDYQQRLGFVAKAPRWALAHKFPAERAETTLESIDIQVGRTGKLTPVGRLAPVLVGGVTVTNVTLHNRDEIARLGVRPGDRVVVQRAGDVIPQLVENLTPEADREHYVFPDRCPECGSEAVADEGEVDVRCTGGLICPAQRTERLKHFVSRGALDIDGLGEKTIDQFFALGWLESPADIFRLKDRREDILALEGWKERSVDNLLKSIEARRKPDAARLLFGLGIRHVGAVTARDLMKHFHELPALREAAEKAREGNEEASNSLTSIDGIGGAVVEALGDFFHEDHNKSVWDDILTQVSPPRYEVETKDSPVSGKTVVFTGKLETMSRDEAKAQAERLGAKASGSVSAKTDLLVAGPGAGSKLKKAAELGIEVIDEAAWAEIVAAAG; this comes from the coding sequence ATGAGCAGCGAAACCAAGCCTACCGAAGCCGAAGCCGCCAACGAGCTGATGCGGCTGGCGAAGCAGATTGCGCGGCACGACCGGCTCTATCACGCCGAGGACGCTCCCGAGATCACCGATCAGGAATATGATGCGCTGGTGCGTCGCAATGCCGAGCTGGAGGCGGCGTTTCCGCATCTGGTGCGCGAGGACTCGCCGTCGAAGAACGTCGGCCATGGAATCGCCGCCTCGCCGCTAAGCAAGGTTGCACACGAGGTCCGGATGATGAGCCTCGACAACGGCTTCTCGGACGAGGAGATCGCGGAGTGGGTCGCGCGCGTGCGCCGCTTCCTCGCGCTCGACGACGACGCGCCGCTCGCCTTTACGGCGGAGGACAAGATCGACGGACTGTCCTGCTCGCTACGGTACGAGAAAGGCAGGCTGGTGCGCGCGGCGACGCGGGGCGACGGGCAGGTGGGCGAGGATGTGACGCGCAATGTCGCGCATATCGCCGATATCCCGCAGAAATTGGCAACCGACAGCTCGCCAGAAGTGTTTGAGGTGCGCGGCGAAGTCTATATGGATAAACAGGCTTTTGCTGCACTCAATGCTGCGCAGCAAGAGGCCGGTGGCAAGCTGTTCGCGAACCCGCGCAATGCGGCCGCAGGATCGCTCAGGCAGAAGGATGCGAGCGTGACCGCAGAGCGCCCGCTGCGCTTCTGGGCGCATGGTTGGGGTGCGGCCTCCGACGTGCCGGGCGATACCCAACACGCCGTCGTCGACAGCTTGCGCGAATGGGGATTTCCGATTTCGCCGCTGTTCACTTGCGTCGACGATCTCGCAGGCCTGCTCGCGCATTACGAGACCATCGGGAAGGCGCGGCCGGACCTGCCCTACGAGATCGACGGCGTGGTCTACAAGGTCGACCGGCTCGACTACCAGCAACGCCTCGGCTTCGTCGCCAAGGCACCGCGCTGGGCGCTGGCGCACAAGTTCCCAGCCGAGCGCGCCGAAACGACGCTGGAGAGCATCGACATCCAGGTGGGGCGCACCGGCAAGCTGACCCCGGTCGGCCGCCTCGCGCCGGTGCTGGTCGGCGGGGTCACGGTGACCAATGTGACGCTCCACAATCGCGACGAGATCGCGCGGCTCGGCGTGCGGCCCGGCGACCGCGTGGTGGTGCAGCGGGCGGGCGACGTTATTCCACAGCTTGTGGAAAACCTTACGCCGGAGGCCGACCGCGAGCACTATGTGTTCCCCGATCGCTGCCCCGAATGCGGCAGCGAAGCGGTGGCCGACGAGGGCGAGGTCGACGTGCGCTGCACCGGTGGGCTGATCTGCCCCGCCCAGCGCACCGAGCGCCTCAAGCATTTCGTCTCCCGCGGCGCGCTCGATATCGATGGGTTGGGGGAAAAGACCATCGACCAGTTCTTCGCGCTCGGCTGGCTCGAAAGCCCGGCGGACATCTTTCGCCTGAAGGACCGCCGCGAGGACATCCTTGCGCTGGAAGGCTGGAAGGAGAGGTCTGTGGACAATCTGTTGAAAAGTATCGAGGCGCGGCGCAAGCCCGATGCTGCGCGGCTGCTCTTCGGCCTCGGCATCCGGCACGTTGGCGCCGTCACGGCGCGCGATCTCATGAAGCATTTCCACGAGTTGCCCGCGCTGCGCGAAGCGGCGGAAAAGGCCCGCGAGGGCAATGAAGAGGCGAGCAATTCGCTCACTTCGATCGACGGGATCGGCGGCGCCGTGGTGGAGGCGCTCGGCGATTTCTTCCACGAGGATCACAACAAGTCCGTGTGGGACGACATTCTCACGCAAGTCTCCCCACCGCGTTACGAGGTCGAAACGAAGGACAGTCCGGTCTCCGGCAAGACCGTCGTTTTTACCGGTAAGCTCGAAACCATGAGCCGGGACGAGGCCAAGGCGCAGGCCGAGCGCCTCGGCGCAAAAGCCAGCGGTTCGGTCAGCGCGAAAACCGACCTGCTGGTCGCGGGCCCGGGAGCGGGCAGCAAGCTCAAGAAGGCCGCGGAGCTCGGCATCGAAGTGATCGACGAAGCGGCATGGGCCGAGATCGTCGCGGCGGCGGGATGA
- a CDS encoding acyl-CoA thioester hydrolase/BAAT C-terminal domain-containing protein, producing the protein MRTRSKVGIGCLAIILALVGAGAWFWFTREPRPIVVAEAGDGGERVMLGETPANFYPGAGEGPRPAILLLGGSEGGLKDFRNAYARQLAAEGYSVLYPGYTATGEANRAFNMVPLEIFDAALDWLAARPDIASGPVAAIGHSKGAEGALLLASRDPRIGAVVAAMPSDVVWQGFSFDQIDMSDLQSSWSAGGKPVPYARYEMLPWYEWASGATMLDMFEGSRAAAEGQADALIAIEQIEAPVMLICGEQDNLWPGCDMARNLRDRAAAGGPEVELLAYEDAGHWGFGSATSLAEGDKRYLGRMGGSEEADMAAREDQWPKILAFLRASLR; encoded by the coding sequence ATGCGGACGCGCAGCAAAGTCGGGATCGGATGTTTGGCGATCATACTCGCGCTGGTCGGCGCGGGCGCATGGTTCTGGTTCACCCGCGAACCCCGCCCTATCGTCGTGGCAGAGGCAGGCGATGGCGGCGAACGCGTCATGCTCGGAGAGACGCCTGCCAATTTCTATCCCGGCGCAGGCGAAGGACCGCGTCCGGCCATCCTGCTGCTCGGCGGGTCCGAGGGCGGCTTGAAGGACTTCCGCAACGCCTACGCGCGCCAGCTCGCCGCCGAGGGTTATTCGGTCCTCTACCCCGGCTACACCGCGACGGGAGAAGCGAACCGCGCCTTCAACATGGTGCCGCTCGAGATCTTCGACGCGGCGCTGGACTGGCTCGCCGCGCGACCGGACATCGCATCGGGTCCGGTCGCAGCCATCGGCCATTCGAAGGGAGCGGAAGGCGCCCTGCTGCTCGCCAGCCGCGATCCGCGGATCGGCGCCGTCGTCGCGGCGATGCCGAGCGATGTCGTCTGGCAGGGTTTCTCCTTCGACCAGATCGATATGTCCGACCTGCAGTCTTCATGGAGCGCGGGCGGGAAGCCGGTGCCCTACGCTCGCTACGAAATGCTGCCATGGTACGAATGGGCCTCGGGTGCGACCATGCTCGACATGTTCGAGGGCAGCCGCGCGGCGGCGGAAGGGCAGGCCGATGCCCTAATCGCCATAGAGCAGATCGAGGCACCCGTGATGCTGATCTGCGGCGAGCAGGACAATCTCTGGCCCGGCTGCGACATGGCCCGCAATCTGCGCGATCGCGCCGCAGCGGGCGGGCCGGAAGTCGAACTTCTCGCCTATGAGGACGCAGGCCACTGGGGTTTCGGCTCGGCCACGAGCCTTGCCGAGGGTGACAAGCGCTATCTCGGCCGGATGGGCGGAAGCGAAGAAGCCGACATGGCCGCGCGCGAGGACCAATGGCCGAAAATCCTCGCTTTTCTGCGGGCCAGTCTCCGCTAG
- the recN gene encoding DNA repair protein RecN — MLTRLAIRNIVLIEALDLDFGRGLGVLTGETGAGKSILLDSLGLVLGNRADSGLVRAGEDKASVTASFEFAALPAPLAELLDDADIEVEDGEPLILRRQLKADGKSKAFVNDQNVSMGLLREMAAHLVELHGQHDDRGLVNPRGHRALLDRFAGADTARVAQAWSKWRSAEEALGEAREAVETAKADQDLLLAHLTELTALEPQAGEEARLAEARADMQKGEKLSGDLEELRHIWEGSDSPLAALRVAARRLDRIAPEHPLLAEALGALDRAVIEAGEAEDKLQAAAEALVHDPQALDAAETRLFELRALARKHRCEVDELPEKMREFRAALDSIEGGEAELDALEAAAKEAGARYRAEAEALHANRVAAALRLDEAVAGELAPLKLDAAQFKTSVTELPEERWGAHGLDAVEFLISTNPGADFAPLAKIASGGELSRFILALKVALAEKGGAATIIFDEIDRGVGGAVASAIGERLARLAADGQLLAVTHSPQVAARGRTHYMIAKSSDGTVTRTSVALLDEAGRQEEIARMLSGAEVTPEARAQADRLLEGV, encoded by the coding sequence ATGCTGACCCGGCTCGCCATTCGCAACATCGTGCTGATCGAAGCGCTCGATCTCGATTTCGGGCGCGGGCTCGGCGTGCTTACCGGGGAAACCGGGGCGGGCAAGTCGATCCTGCTGGACTCGCTCGGCTTGGTGCTGGGCAATCGCGCCGACAGCGGGCTGGTCCGCGCGGGCGAAGACAAGGCGAGCGTCACCGCCAGTTTCGAATTCGCCGCGCTGCCCGCGCCGCTCGCCGAATTGCTCGACGATGCCGATATCGAGGTGGAGGATGGTGAGCCGCTGATCCTGCGCCGCCAGTTGAAGGCCGACGGCAAGAGCAAGGCCTTCGTCAACGATCAGAACGTCAGCATGGGCTTGCTGCGCGAGATGGCGGCGCATCTGGTGGAGCTGCATGGCCAGCACGACGACCGCGGCCTCGTCAATCCGCGCGGCCACCGCGCCTTGCTTGATCGTTTTGCCGGTGCCGACACGGCCCGCGTCGCGCAGGCGTGGAGCAAGTGGCGCAGCGCCGAGGAGGCGCTTGGCGAGGCGCGCGAGGCGGTGGAGACGGCCAAGGCTGATCAGGACCTGCTACTGGCGCACCTCACCGAACTCACTGCACTCGAACCGCAGGCGGGCGAGGAAGCGCGGCTCGCCGAAGCCCGTGCCGACATGCAGAAGGGCGAGAAGCTGTCCGGCGATCTCGAGGAGTTGCGGCATATCTGGGAGGGTTCGGATTCGCCGCTAGCTGCTTTACGCGTGGCAGCGCGGCGGCTCGACCGGATCGCGCCCGAACATCCTTTGCTGGCAGAAGCCCTCGGCGCACTCGATCGGGCGGTGATCGAAGCGGGCGAGGCCGAAGACAAGTTGCAGGCGGCCGCCGAAGCGCTGGTCCACGATCCGCAAGCGCTCGATGCAGCGGAAACGCGGCTATTCGAATTGCGCGCGCTGGCCCGCAAGCATCGCTGCGAGGTCGACGAACTGCCCGAAAAGATGCGCGAATTCCGCGCCGCGCTGGACTCGATCGAGGGCGGTGAGGCCGAACTGGACGCGCTCGAAGCCGCAGCGAAAGAGGCGGGCGCACGCTATCGCGCCGAGGCCGAAGCTCTGCATGCCAATCGCGTGGCGGCGGCCTTGCGGCTGGACGAGGCGGTGGCGGGCGAGCTTGCTCCGCTCAAGCTAGACGCCGCGCAGTTCAAGACGTCCGTCACCGAATTGCCCGAAGAACGCTGGGGCGCGCACGGGTTAGACGCGGTCGAATTCCTCATTTCGACCAACCCCGGCGCCGATTTCGCCCCGCTCGCCAAGATCGCCAGCGGCGGCGAGCTCTCGCGCTTCATCCTCGCGCTGAAGGTCGCGCTCGCGGAAAAGGGCGGAGCGGCCACGATCATCTTCGACGAGATCGACCGCGGCGTCGGCGGCGCAGTGGCCAGCGCCATCGGCGAACGTCTCGCCCGGCTGGCGGCCGACGGCCAGTTGCTTGCCGTGACTCATAGCCCGCAAGTCGCAGCGCGCGGCCGCACGCATTACATGATCGCCAAAAGCTCCGACGGCACGGTGACTCGCACCAGCGTGGCCCTGCTCGACGAGGCGGGGCGGCAGGAAGAAATCGCCCGCATGCTCAGCGGCGCGGAAGTGACGCCCGAGGCGCGGGCGCAGGCGGATCGACTGCTGGAGGGGGTTTAA
- a CDS encoding CapA family protein → MLRRVPSAIAVAAASLCAVPLAAHPADALVGGEIAAPGEVRMGGVLDGRRDRIDFRDVTVTINGSAAALREDGHFAVNLPTAPIYRLDIRGAGVFTVVQTFGHAELSNEACDCLAIPAIEVVARKKGRIELFFGGDTMAGRRYFEPSSGQRQLLFRDSLAADLDRLLAHMRPYMESADLASVNLETVLADEAPGPRLPGKSITFFSPPALAAALKRAGVDYVSLGNNHIYDYGEPGIASTIAALDRAGLAHSGAGHDETQADRAAEIQLGDTSLAMLGFVGWEGSNGAHQVATADKGGAAFGTRGQVRRSVERERKRRNVPVLQYHGGAEYIDRPSDTTIGRLREAVEQGAPLAIGHHPHLVMGVEVYRKALVAPSIGNFLFDQQHPRTHVTYAIRAILEKGRFLRAEFVPVGVIDYRPMPAVGAMRERVLRRLFGFSVERGTKLSMSGGHAVVYADQRGGMDESCHRRATDEFTLSDFAPSCEGTRLGRDVIGRGDFAMARQGDAMERAFMSDDAGLEFASHDGEAYAVLRPEKAASNPAFFTHAYLRDVPAGAYTLRARVKLPVAARIELRIKDRPQPGEQPSARWRGDILETREMPAAEAWQDLSFDFVKPEEAEGNTRPFRPILRFVPMAQSGNLEPIAIDDFELISWSVDGASEADRWHASHVAQ, encoded by the coding sequence ATGTTGCGCCGGGTCCCTTCCGCCATCGCTGTCGCTGCGGCATCGCTGTGTGCGGTGCCGCTTGCCGCGCATCCGGCCGACGCGCTGGTCGGCGGAGAGATCGCAGCGCCCGGAGAGGTGCGGATGGGCGGCGTCCTCGACGGCCGACGCGACCGCATCGACTTCCGCGATGTCACTGTCACGATAAACGGCTCTGCTGCCGCACTGCGCGAGGACGGTCACTTCGCCGTAAACTTGCCCACCGCTCCGATCTATCGCCTCGATATTCGCGGGGCGGGCGTATTCACCGTCGTGCAGACCTTCGGCCATGCCGAGCTGAGCAACGAAGCATGCGATTGCCTCGCCATTCCGGCCATTGAGGTTGTCGCGCGCAAGAAGGGCCGGATCGAGCTTTTCTTCGGCGGCGACACCATGGCAGGACGCCGATATTTCGAGCCTTCATCAGGCCAGCGCCAGCTGCTTTTCCGCGATAGTCTCGCCGCCGACCTCGACCGGCTGCTCGCACACATGCGACCATATATGGAGAGCGCGGATCTGGCGTCGGTCAATCTCGAAACGGTGCTTGCCGACGAGGCTCCCGGTCCGCGCCTACCGGGCAAGAGCATCACCTTTTTCTCTCCGCCCGCACTGGCAGCGGCATTGAAACGCGCCGGGGTCGACTATGTCTCGCTGGGCAATAACCACATTTACGATTACGGCGAGCCCGGTATCGCCTCGACCATCGCCGCGCTGGATCGCGCCGGCCTTGCGCATTCGGGCGCGGGCCATGACGAGACGCAGGCCGATCGAGCAGCCGAGATCCAACTCGGCGACACCTCGCTCGCCATGCTGGGCTTCGTCGGCTGGGAAGGCTCAAACGGAGCGCACCAGGTTGCGACTGCGGACAAGGGCGGCGCGGCATTCGGCACGCGCGGGCAGGTCCGCCGCAGCGTCGAGCGCGAACGAAAGCGGCGCAACGTGCCGGTGCTGCAATATCATGGCGGCGCGGAATATATCGACCGGCCGAGTGACACGACCATCGGCCGACTGCGCGAAGCGGTAGAACAGGGCGCGCCGCTCGCCATCGGCCATCACCCGCATCTCGTCATGGGGGTCGAGGTCTATCGGAAGGCGCTGGTCGCACCGTCGATCGGCAACTTCCTGTTCGACCAGCAACATCCGCGCACGCATGTGACCTACGCCATCCGCGCGATCCTCGAAAAGGGGCGCTTCCTGCGGGCGGAGTTCGTGCCCGTCGGCGTGATCGATTACCGCCCCATGCCTGCGGTTGGTGCGATGCGCGAGCGTGTGCTCCGCCGCCTGTTCGGCTTCTCGGTCGAACGCGGGACGAAGCTCTCAATGAGCGGCGGCCACGCGGTCGTCTACGCCGATCAGCGCGGCGGTATGGATGAAAGCTGCCATCGTCGGGCCACGGACGAATTCACGCTCTCCGATTTCGCTCCTTCCTGCGAAGGCACGCGATTGGGCCGCGACGTGATCGGACGCGGCGATTTCGCTATGGCGCGCCAAGGCGATGCGATGGAGCGCGCCTTCATGAGCGACGATGCGGGTCTCGAGTTTGCCTCCCACGATGGCGAGGCCTACGCTGTGCTGCGCCCGGAAAAGGCTGCATCAAACCCGGCGTTCTTCACCCACGCCTACCTGCGCGATGTACCTGCGGGCGCATACACCTTGCGGGCGCGGGTCAAGCTGCCGGTGGCGGCGCGGATCGAGCTGCGCATCAAGGATCGACCACAGCCGGGCGAGCAGCCCAGCGCCCGCTGGCGCGGCGACATCCTTGAAACCCGCGAAATGCCCGCCGCCGAGGCATGGCAGGACTTAAGCTTCGATTTCGTCAAACCCGAGGAAGCGGAGGGCAACACCCGCCCGTTCCGCCCGATCCTGCGCTTCGTCCCGATGGCCCAATCCGGCAATCTCGAACCCATCGCCATCGATGATTTCGAGCTCATCTCTTGGAGCGTCGATGGCGCATCCGAAGCCGACCGCTGGCACGCCTCGCACGTCGCGCAATAA
- a CDS encoding outer membrane protein assembly factor BamD, giving the protein MHSRSPSKLVLAGFVAGASVLTAGCAGRGGGDDLKNTAYVARDVETLYREAKSRLDAGNATLAAALFDEVERQHPYSPWARRAQLMSAFSYYVAQEYNPAIQSAQRFLSIHPGNKDAPYAYYLIALSYYEQISDVQRDQKITEQALTALQEVNRRFPTTQYAADARLKIDLVQDHLAGKEMEIGRHYERSGQWIAAQIRFQNVVDNFQTTSHTPEALYRLTETSLALGIPTEAQKYAAVLGANYPGNEWYEKAFALMQRHAPGATAS; this is encoded by the coding sequence ATGCATTCGCGTTCCCCAAGCAAGCTCGTCCTCGCCGGTTTCGTGGCCGGAGCCAGTGTCCTCACCGCAGGCTGCGCCGGGCGCGGTGGCGGGGACGACCTGAAGAACACCGCCTATGTCGCGCGCGACGTGGAGACGCTGTACCGCGAGGCGAAGAGCCGGCTGGACGCGGGCAATGCGACACTTGCCGCAGCCCTGTTCGACGAGGTGGAACGCCAGCATCCCTATTCGCCCTGGGCCCGCCGCGCGCAGCTGATGAGCGCCTTCAGCTATTACGTCGCGCAGGAATACAATCCGGCGATCCAGTCGGCCCAGCGGTTCCTTTCGATTCACCCGGGCAACAAGGACGCGCCCTATGCCTACTATCTGATCGCGCTCAGCTATTACGAGCAGATCAGCGATGTGCAGCGCGACCAGAAGATCACCGAGCAGGCGCTGACCGCGCTACAGGAGGTCAACCGCCGTTTCCCGACCACGCAATACGCCGCCGATGCGCGTCTCAAGATCGACCTCGTGCAGGACCATCTCGCCGGCAAGGAGATGGAGATCGGGCGGCATTACGAACGGTCCGGCCAATGGATCGCCGCGCAGATCCGCTTCCAGAACGTGGTCGATAATTTCCAGACCACCAGCCACACGCCCGAAGCACTCTATCGCCTGACGGAAACCAGCCTCGCGCTCGGCATTCCGACCGAAGCGCAGAAATATGCGGCCGTTCTGGGTGCGAACTATCCGGGCAACGAGTGGTACGAAAAGGCCTTCGCGCTGATGCAGCGGCACGCGCCGGGCGCAACCGCCAGCTGA
- a CDS encoding Flp family type IVb pilin, which yields MAFINLLARDEEGATAIEYGLIAALIAVACITALQSLGEELSTTMNTIDTTMADSNSA from the coding sequence ATGGCTTTCATCAACCTCTTGGCGCGCGACGAAGAGGGCGCGACTGCGATCGAATACGGGTTGATCGCCGCGCTCATTGCCGTCGCCTGCATCACCGCGCTTCAATCCTTGGGCGAAGAACTGTCGACCACGATGAATACGATCGACACTACGATGGCAGACAGCAACTCCGCGTGA
- the nhaA gene encoding Na+/H+ antiporter NhaA — MVKAIAPMLRDFLQKESAGGIVLICAAILAMIVANSPLSSAYLAGLDIPVVAGIGSFVIDKPLLLWINDGLMAVFFFLVGLEVKREVLDGQLSSWNKASLPLVAAIGGMALPAIVFVGINSGSPQNLAGWAIPAATDIAFALGILALLGPRVPVALKALLLAVAVIDDIGAITVIALFYSGSIDMTMLGSGAIVLLVLGLVGRMRVASSIPYVLLSILLWVFILKSGVHATLAGVAAALCVPMQARGDARPLERMEHALHPWVAFLVIPIFGFANAGVTLAGIRPASLLDPLPLGIALGLLIGKQLGIFGFAWIAVKAGIASLPESVTWRQIHGLSLLAAIGFTMSLFIGNLAFADPAQVDAVKLGVLSGSTIAAILGYALIRSSLPSVRAGNAVAEGAAK, encoded by the coding sequence ATGGTGAAGGCAATAGCTCCCATGCTGCGCGATTTCCTGCAAAAGGAATCGGCGGGCGGCATCGTCCTGATTTGTGCCGCGATCCTCGCGATGATCGTCGCGAACAGTCCCTTGTCTTCGGCCTATCTGGCGGGCCTGGACATCCCGGTAGTCGCCGGGATCGGCAGTTTCGTCATCGACAAGCCGCTGCTGCTCTGGATCAACGATGGCCTGATGGCCGTGTTCTTTTTCCTCGTCGGCCTCGAAGTGAAGCGCGAGGTCCTGGACGGCCAACTGTCGAGCTGGAACAAGGCTTCCCTGCCGCTGGTCGCTGCGATCGGAGGCATGGCGCTGCCCGCGATCGTTTTCGTCGGTATCAATAGCGGCAGCCCGCAGAACCTGGCAGGCTGGGCAATCCCGGCGGCGACCGACATCGCTTTCGCCCTGGGAATTTTGGCCCTGCTGGGACCCCGTGTGCCGGTGGCGCTCAAGGCGCTGTTGCTCGCGGTGGCGGTTATCGACGATATCGGTGCCATAACCGTGATCGCGCTGTTCTATTCCGGCAGCATCGACATGACGATGCTCGGTTCGGGGGCGATCGTGCTGCTGGTGCTCGGCCTTGTCGGGCGCATGCGGGTTGCCTCTAGCATTCCCTATGTCCTGCTTTCGATCCTGCTCTGGGTCTTTATCCTGAAATCCGGCGTCCATGCGACATTGGCCGGCGTTGCAGCAGCATTGTGCGTGCCGATGCAGGCCCGCGGCGATGCGCGGCCGCTCGAACGCATGGAGCACGCGCTGCACCCGTGGGTCGCGTTCCTGGTGATACCGATTTTCGGCTTCGCGAATGCCGGCGTGACGCTGGCGGGCATTCGGCCTGCGTCGCTGCTCGATCCGTTGCCGCTGGGCATTGCCCTTGGCCTGCTGATCGGCAAGCAACTGGGCATCTTCGGTTTCGCATGGATAGCGGTAAAGGCGGGTATCGCTTCCCTGCCGGAAAGCGTGACCTGGAGGCAGATCCACGGGCTGTCGCTACTGGCTGCGATCGGTTTCACGATGAGCCTGTTCATCGGCAATCTCGCCTTCGCCGATCCGGCGCAAGTCGATGCCGTGAAGCTGGGCGTGCTCAGCGGATCGACCATAGCGGCGATCCTCGGCTATGCGCTCATCCGGTCGAGCTTGCCATCAGTTCGCGCCGGCAATGCCGTGGCAGAAGGTGCCGCAAAATAG